AGATCACGTACACGAACATCTTCTGAGATTCCAGCAGCAGCCAAAATTTTCTTAGATGTTGCAAGTCCGATACCATAAACATAAGTCAATGAGATTACTACGCGTTTGTCATTTGGAATGTCAACTCCAGCAATACGAGCCATGTTTTCTCCTTTCTATCTTATCCTTGACGTTGTTTGTGTTTTGGATTTGCTGGGCAAATTACCATAACACGACCATTACGACGAATAACTTTACAGTATTCGCAAATTGGTTTGACCGATGGTCTTACTTTCATTTCTTATCCCTCCAAGTTTTTCGATTATTTAAAGCGGTAAGTGATACGTCCACGTGTCAAGTCATATGGACTCATTTCGACAGTAACACGATCTCCCGCTAAAATACGAATATAGTTTTTACGAATTTTACCAGAAACTGTTGCTAAAATCTGATGTCCATTTTCAAGTTCAACCGTAAACATTGCATTCGGCATTGTATCAA
This portion of the Streptococcus mitis B6 genome encodes:
- the rpmJ gene encoding 50S ribosomal protein L36, which produces MKVRPSVKPICEYCKVIRRNGRVMVICPANPKHKQRQG
- the infA gene encoding translation initiation factor IF-1 translates to MAKDDVIEVEGKVVDTMPNAMFTVELENGHQILATVSGKIRKNYIRILAGDRVTVEMSPYDLTRGRITYRFK